The Flavobacterium piscisymbiosum genome includes a region encoding these proteins:
- a CDS encoding DUF4270 family protein, which produces MHKFILMLFLAVTVISCGTDSDAGEFVVGSDYLAVGNKVILIDTVTVEMSTINFDSLVTSSQNRILIGNYEDPIFGKVKSNSYFQLASNSYALNTSGSDTETTNYVFDSISMILKYDNYYYGDTTKVQTFNIHRLTQKVKPNTDDKSFYNNSSLSYSDESLGTISYKPRPLEKDSINIKMSDAFGSALFQKLKKREITDFDSFSEYLKGLVLVPSTSNSASVIGFHVATSKVRLYYSKYQADTEEVPFILDFTIADATKQFNAISSDKSGTMLENLPVSNSKLSSTLTNRQGFIQSGSGVACRIDFPNVKQLKHISANGAIVDAQILLKPVSNTFSEKYPLADSLKVYVGDNLNRLSGSLLNSAGTAVFGILNKKSDEFNENIGYTIPIGAFLQKEMLKASDSRSSLILTLPAISKSVNRIVLGDQKHLNNKIQLKIYYISY; this is translated from the coding sequence ATGCACAAGTTTATATTGATGTTGTTTTTGGCAGTAACCGTAATTTCATGCGGAACTGATTCTGATGCTGGCGAATTTGTTGTGGGATCAGATTATTTGGCTGTTGGTAATAAAGTCATTTTAATTGATACTGTAACGGTAGAAATGTCTACGATAAATTTCGATTCCCTTGTTACCTCCAGTCAAAACCGCATTTTGATTGGTAATTATGAAGATCCAATTTTTGGAAAGGTAAAATCGAACAGTTATTTTCAATTGGCTTCAAATTCCTATGCATTAAATACTAGCGGTTCTGATACAGAAACGACCAATTATGTTTTTGATTCTATTTCGATGATTTTAAAATACGATAACTATTATTATGGTGATACCACAAAAGTGCAGACTTTTAATATTCATCGGTTAACTCAAAAAGTAAAACCCAATACTGATGATAAAAGTTTTTATAATAATTCGTCATTAAGTTATAGCGATGAAAGTTTAGGAACCATTTCATACAAACCAAGGCCGCTCGAAAAAGACTCAATTAATATAAAAATGAGTGATGCTTTTGGATCTGCTCTGTTTCAGAAATTAAAGAAAAGAGAAATTACAGATTTTGATAGTTTTAGTGAATATCTAAAAGGCCTCGTTCTGGTGCCATCAACTTCAAATTCTGCCAGTGTAATTGGTTTTCATGTGGCAACAAGCAAGGTCCGGTTGTATTATTCAAAATATCAGGCAGATACTGAAGAAGTTCCTTTTATATTAGATTTTACCATTGCAGATGCCACAAAACAATTCAATGCTATTTCATCTGATAAAAGCGGAACAATGCTTGAAAATTTGCCTGTATCTAATAGTAAACTATCAAGTACATTAACGAATAGGCAAGGCTTTATCCAATCCGGTTCTGGGGTTGCCTGTAGAATCGATTTCCCGAACGTTAAACAGCTCAAGCACATTTCGGCCAATGGAGCAATTGTAGATGCCCAAATACTTCTAAAACCAGTAAGTAATACTTTTTCTGAAAAATATCCTCTTGCTGATTCCTTAAAAGTTTATGTGGGGGATAATTTAAATAGGCTGAGTGGTTCATTACTGAATTCTGCCGGTACTGCGGTTTTTGGTATTCTGAACAAAAAAAGCGATGAATTTAATGAAAACATTGGGTATACAATTCCAATTGGTGCTTTTTTACAAAAAGAAATGCTAAAAGCATCAGATTCCAGATCTTCTCTTATTCTAACATTGCCGGCAATTTCTAAATCAGTAAATAGAATTGTTTTAGGAGATCAAAAACATTTGAACAATAAAATTCAGCTTAAAATTTATTACATCTCTTATTAA
- a CDS encoding DUF4907 domain-containing protein translates to MTTIINTKRQFFWSKIQKNLLFLLLVLQFTACTKNEPFKTESFKTASGWGYTIAFKNKIIIKQSVIPVINDTKSFATENDALKVAHLVVDKLHQNISPTVTKNDLILLKIKL, encoded by the coding sequence ATGACAACGATAATTAATACAAAAAGACAATTCTTCTGGAGTAAAATCCAGAAGAATTTATTGTTTCTTTTACTGGTTTTACAATTTACAGCCTGCACTAAAAATGAACCTTTTAAAACAGAATCATTTAAAACAGCCTCAGGTTGGGGATATACAATCGCTTTTAAAAATAAAATTATTATTAAGCAATCTGTCATTCCGGTAATAAACGACACCAAAAGTTTTGCAACAGAAAATGATGCATTAAAAGTGGCTCATTTAGTAGTAGACAAACTCCATCAGAACATATCACCAACCGTAACCAAAAATGATTTAATTTTATTAAAAATTAAATTATAA
- a CDS encoding sensor histidine kinase — MTIDTIRNTSSNKILFHCIIWVFFILTSLIQFYESPFRINNDFYVQWATGIILFYLNYFYLVPVLLLEKKYWLYFVFVFALILLFMIIRINYFIPDFSQVRQLKPTGTIHTIPPEDFKLMYKGRRVRAAVLATRQPLFFKIGPSFFYILIITISAIIRTLTEFYNNQQNKLIAETHRTNTELIYLRKQTNPHFLFNSLNSIYSLAHKKSDLVPDAIVTLSELMRYMLYETDNKTVALEKEVNYIQNYIELQKLRLNNIEDIVINVHGDTKNKFIEPLLLISFVENAFKYGTDYKGAAHVKIKIFILENSLDFWIENTIENYVKDPENSGIGLVNIQNRLDLLYPNAHELSITQDNEYYRVHLNLKLDKIQTAIN, encoded by the coding sequence ATGACAATAGATACTATCAGAAATACGAGTTCAAATAAAATCTTATTCCATTGCATCATATGGGTTTTCTTCATTCTGACTTCATTAATTCAGTTTTATGAAAGTCCGTTCAGGATCAACAATGATTTTTATGTACAATGGGCTACAGGAATTATCCTGTTCTACCTTAATTATTTTTATTTGGTTCCCGTATTACTTTTAGAAAAAAAATACTGGCTCTATTTTGTATTTGTATTTGCCCTCATCTTATTGTTTATGATCATAAGGATTAATTATTTTATTCCTGACTTTTCGCAAGTAAGACAATTAAAACCAACCGGTACCATACACACAATACCGCCCGAAGATTTTAAATTAATGTACAAAGGCCGAAGAGTGAGAGCTGCGGTACTAGCAACAAGACAGCCTTTATTTTTTAAAATTGGCCCTTCGTTTTTTTATATTTTAATTATCACTATAAGCGCCATTATAAGAACACTAACAGAATTTTATAACAACCAGCAAAACAAATTAATCGCCGAAACACACCGAACAAATACTGAATTGATTTATCTGCGCAAGCAAACCAATCCGCATTTTTTATTCAATTCCTTAAATAGTATTTATTCTCTGGCACACAAGAAATCTGATTTGGTCCCTGATGCCATCGTGACATTGTCAGAATTAATGCGCTATATGCTCTACGAAACAGACAATAAAACGGTGGCTTTAGAAAAAGAAGTCAATTATATTCAGAATTATATTGAATTGCAAAAACTGAGGCTAAACAACATCGAAGACATTGTTATAAATGTTCATGGTGATACGAAAAACAAATTTATAGAACCTTTGTTACTTATTTCATTTGTTGAAAATGCTTTTAAATACGGAACCGATTATAAAGGTGCAGCACATGTAAAAATTAAGATTTTTATTCTGGAAAACAGTCTTGATTTCTGGATAGAAAATACAATTGAAAACTATGTAAAAGATCCAGAAAACTCAGGAATTGGGTTGGTAAACATTCAAAACCGCCTGGATTTGCTTTATCCAAATGCACATGAACTCAGCATCACACAAGACAATGAATATTATCGTGTGCATCTGAATTTAAAATTAGATAAAATTCAAACCGCAATAAATTAA
- a CDS encoding DUF6268 family outer membrane beta-barrel protein, whose translation MKTRFLICSVFLISIFNMKAQENFSVNANIKTEPTDKIEFNETNIGVSFTKEINAKNKITNTLEYSNLKVNYELDSNIKYGNLDQFNQIKNKFEFSHELSNATNLNFSITPTVNFQSNLDSNDFTLLGSFVMSQKLNSKTSVNLGISRTTAFGSPKFLPVLSLNYNINNKASLLIGFPDSKISYSNNIRNKFSLSNSFNGNYYHLDPQKNLNDNASKVSLSQMTSALEYERNVDKNWFLNFKAGYDFDKKYNLIDNDNHKVYDFNTGNGYVLGVGIKYKQ comes from the coding sequence ATGAAAACAAGGTTTTTAATTTGTTCGGTTTTTTTGATTTCAATTTTCAACATGAAAGCTCAGGAGAACTTTTCAGTAAATGCGAATATAAAAACAGAACCTACGGATAAAATTGAATTTAACGAAACCAATATTGGTGTATCGTTTACTAAAGAAATAAATGCGAAAAACAAAATAACAAACACATTAGAATACTCGAATTTGAAAGTAAACTATGAATTAGACAGCAATATCAAGTACGGGAATTTAGATCAATTCAATCAGATTAAGAATAAGTTTGAATTTTCTCATGAGCTTTCAAATGCAACAAATCTTAATTTTTCGATTACGCCAACGGTAAATTTTCAAAGCAATTTAGATAGCAATGATTTCACGCTTTTAGGAAGTTTTGTCATGAGCCAAAAACTAAATTCAAAGACGTCTGTTAATCTTGGAATATCCAGAACAACTGCTTTTGGTTCTCCGAAATTCTTGCCTGTTTTATCCTTAAATTACAATATAAATAACAAAGCTTCTTTACTTATTGGTTTTCCGGATTCAAAAATTTCATACTCTAATAATATTCGAAACAAGTTTAGTTTAAGCAATAGTTTTAATGGTAATTATTATCATTTAGACCCACAAAAAAATCTAAATGACAATGCATCAAAAGTCAGTTTATCGCAAATGACTTCGGCACTTGAATACGAAAGAAATGTAGACAAAAACTGGTTTCTAAATTTTAAAGCCGGATATGATTTTGATAAAAAATACAATCTAATCGATAATGATAATCATAAAGTATATGACTTTAATACCGGTAATGGTTACGTTTTAGGAGTTGGCATCAAATACAAACAATAA
- a CDS encoding Kelch repeat-containing protein — translation MNNLKKGILFAALFSSLFFIGCSNDNDDDDLIGNWIKKSAFDGPARSSATSFVIGDYAYVATGYTGDVYLKDLWAYNSTGDYWEQKADFTGIGRSSASSFTLNNKGYVGLGYDGTNKLKDFYQYDPTSNTWTQKTDFAGTGRYAAVGFQAGGKAYFGTGYDGNYLKDFYQYNDQANTWTLVNGFSGNKRRNATAFVIADKVYFGTGINNGVYQEDFWEFDPATEVWTRKRDIDKDTDDDYTYNDEYAIVRSNASSFTMDGLGYVVGGENIKTIWEYNPSTDLWVERTPMEGASRTDAVGFAINNRGFYMLGRVGSTYFDDAWEFKPLEEQNDNDN, via the coding sequence ATGAATAATTTAAAAAAAGGAATATTATTCGCGGCATTGTTTTCGAGTCTCTTTTTTATAGGCTGCAGCAACGATAATGACGACGATGATTTGATAGGAAACTGGATTAAAAAATCAGCATTTGATGGCCCTGCAAGATCTAGTGCAACCAGTTTTGTTATTGGAGATTATGCTTATGTAGCAACCGGTTATACTGGTGATGTTTATTTAAAAGATTTATGGGCTTATAATTCGACTGGAGATTATTGGGAACAAAAAGCCGATTTTACAGGAATTGGAAGAAGTTCTGCTTCTAGTTTTACCCTTAACAATAAAGGATATGTAGGTCTTGGCTACGACGGAACCAATAAACTAAAAGACTTTTATCAATATGATCCAACAAGTAACACCTGGACACAAAAAACTGATTTTGCAGGAACTGGCCGTTATGCGGCTGTAGGTTTTCAGGCTGGCGGAAAAGCTTATTTTGGGACTGGTTATGATGGAAATTACCTTAAAGATTTTTATCAGTACAATGACCAAGCCAATACATGGACACTGGTAAACGGATTTAGCGGAAACAAACGACGTAATGCTACTGCTTTTGTTATTGCTGATAAAGTTTATTTTGGAACCGGAATTAATAATGGTGTTTATCAGGAAGATTTCTGGGAGTTTGATCCCGCTACAGAGGTTTGGACAAGAAAACGTGATATCGATAAGGATACAGACGATGATTATACTTATAATGATGAATATGCAATTGTTCGTTCGAATGCCTCAAGTTTTACTATGGATGGTTTAGGATATGTTGTAGGTGGAGAAAATATAAAAACAATCTGGGAGTACAATCCGTCAACAGATTTATGGGTAGAAAGAACCCCGATGGAAGGAGCCAGCAGAACAGATGCGGTTGGTTTTGCTATTAACAATCGTGGTTTTTATATGCTTGGAAGAGTAGGTTCAACCTATTTTGATGATGCGTGGGAATTTAAACCTTTAGAGGAACAAAATGACAACGATAATTAA